The following proteins come from a genomic window of Salvelinus namaycush isolate Seneca unplaced genomic scaffold, SaNama_1.0 Scaffold71, whole genome shotgun sequence:
- the LOC120042553 gene encoding eukaryotic translation initiation factor 2 subunit 1-like — MTTTTLERTEGLSVLNQAMAAIKEKIEEKRGVFNIQMEAKVVTDIDETELARQLEQLERENAEVDGDDEDGEMEAKAED; from the exons ATGACCACCACCACACTGGAGCGCACAGAGGGTCTCTCTGTCCTCAACCAGGCCATGGCTGCCATCAAAGAGAAGATTGAGGAGAAGCGAGGAGTGTTTAACATCCAGATGGAG GCGAAGGTTGTGACCGACATAGATGAGACAGAGCTGGCCCGCCAGctggagcaactggagagagagaacgctGAGGTGGACGGAGATGacgaggatggagagatggaggccAAGGCAGAGGACTAA